A portion of the Streptomyces platensis genome contains these proteins:
- a CDS encoding ATP-binding protein — MQRRLAIEDHPIQLTQRVCRPGSAADARDFARSFAALLCPEPPALTTENLLLLVSELVANALRHAGAVTALHLRADRERIEVCVEDPSPTHPQKRDPDLTGSQGGFGWPMVHALALDVAILPGAGGGKTVQAALAR; from the coding sequence ATGCAACGCAGGCTAGCGATTGAGGATCATCCGATACAGCTGACGCAGCGGGTCTGCCGTCCAGGCTCCGCGGCGGACGCCCGCGACTTCGCCCGGAGCTTCGCTGCCCTGCTCTGCCCCGAACCACCCGCGCTGACCACCGAGAACCTCCTGCTCCTGGTGTCCGAGCTGGTCGCCAACGCGCTGCGGCACGCGGGCGCCGTCACGGCCCTGCACCTTCGCGCCGACCGCGAGCGGATCGAGGTGTGCGTCGAGGACCCCAGCCCCACGCATCCACAGAAGCGCGACCCCGACCTCACCGGCAGCCAGGGCGGCTTCGGATGGCCCATGGTGCACGCGCTGGCTCTCGACGTCGCGATCCTGCCGGGCGCCGGCGGCGGAAAGACGGTACAGGCGGCCCTGGCGCGCTGA
- a CDS encoding PP2C family protein-serine/threonine phosphatase: MTQRREVERAVRASAPHALVDTLRDVLAERYGALSVELLLADHGATVLTPFGAVGAAAAPVPVANSAEGRAFDGRQPHQETRHGDTVEHHLPVTVRGERTGLLTVRLPAERSVPDTVHDLVHAAALLGHELLVAERDTDVYQRARRIGRFTLAAEMQWHLLPARACAADEYAVGAQLEPAHDTHGDNYDWASDADELTLAVTDGMGTGVHASMLTHLAVNALRNARRAGISIEDQAALADQALYAQYRGAAHVSTLLLRFDVATGRVQAVDAGSPQLWRMRGRAIERIELDPQMPLGMFEETHYKAQEFEVLSGDRLVVVSDGVYAARSPQGERYAERALARAIHAGGLLPAAAVPRAVLRDLADFRAAEPLDDLLVLCVDWFGKPGDRPPGPASAGGGPR, translated from the coding sequence GTGACTCAGCGTCGTGAGGTAGAACGAGCGGTGCGGGCGTCGGCCCCGCACGCTCTGGTGGACACGCTTCGTGACGTGCTCGCCGAACGCTACGGAGCGCTCTCCGTGGAGTTGCTGCTCGCGGACCACGGGGCCACGGTGCTCACGCCCTTCGGCGCGGTGGGGGCGGCAGCCGCGCCGGTCCCGGTCGCCAACAGCGCCGAAGGCAGAGCGTTCGACGGCCGGCAGCCCCACCAGGAGACCCGGCACGGAGACACCGTCGAGCACCATCTCCCGGTGACCGTCCGCGGGGAGCGCACCGGCCTGCTCACGGTACGGCTGCCCGCCGAGCGGTCCGTTCCGGACACCGTCCACGACCTGGTCCACGCGGCCGCTCTGCTCGGCCACGAACTCCTGGTGGCCGAGCGCGACACCGACGTCTACCAGCGGGCGCGACGCATCGGCCGGTTCACCCTGGCCGCCGAGATGCAGTGGCACCTCCTCCCGGCCCGGGCCTGTGCCGCCGACGAGTACGCCGTCGGCGCCCAGCTCGAACCCGCCCACGACACCCACGGCGACAACTACGACTGGGCCTCGGACGCCGACGAGCTGACCCTCGCCGTCACCGACGGCATGGGCACCGGTGTCCACGCCTCGATGCTCACCCACCTCGCCGTCAACGCGCTGCGCAACGCCCGCCGAGCCGGTATCAGCATCGAGGACCAGGCCGCCCTGGCCGACCAGGCCCTCTACGCCCAATACCGGGGAGCCGCCCACGTCTCCACCCTGCTGCTGCGCTTCGACGTCGCGACGGGCCGCGTCCAGGCCGTGGACGCCGGCTCGCCCCAGCTGTGGCGGATGCGGGGCAGAGCGATCGAGCGCATAGAACTCGATCCCCAGATGCCGCTCGGCATGTTCGAGGAGACGCACTACAAGGCGCAGGAATTCGAGGTGCTGTCCGGAGACCGGCTGGTCGTCGTCAGCGACGGTGTGTACGCGGCGCGGTCGCCGCAGGGGGAGAGGTACGCCGAGCGTGCCCTGGCCCGGGCGATCCACGCGGGCGGACTGCTCCCGGCCGCCGCCGTGCCCCGCGCCGTACTGCGTGACCTGGCCGACTTCCGTGCCGCGGAACCACTGGACGACTTGCTGGTGCTCTGCGTCGACTGGTTCGGGAAACCCGGAGACCGGCCGCCCGGGCCGGCGAGCGCCGGGGGCGGCCCCCGTTAG
- a CDS encoding STAS domain-containing protein: MRQERGARVVAVTGPLDLDSVAPLEEVLRKAAEDGVAPVVVDLSAATFADSTTVNVLLQAHSALGPALRLAAPSAVLMRLFTLTGLDTVLPLYDSVAKALDAEPAPLGADGGDREG, encoded by the coding sequence GTGCGGCAGGAGCGTGGTGCTCGTGTCGTCGCCGTCACCGGACCCCTCGATCTAGACAGCGTCGCGCCGCTGGAAGAGGTCCTGCGGAAGGCGGCCGAGGACGGCGTGGCCCCGGTCGTCGTCGACCTGTCAGCGGCCACATTCGCCGACTCCACCACGGTCAACGTCCTGCTCCAGGCGCACAGCGCGCTGGGCCCGGCCCTGCGTCTCGCGGCCCCCTCCGCCGTTCTGATGCGGCTCTTCACCCTCACCGGGCTCGACACCGTCCTGCCGCTGTACGACTCCGTGGCGAAGGCCCTCGACGCCGAGCCCGCCCCCCTCGGAGCCGACGGCGGCGACCGCGAAGGCTAG
- a CDS encoding SCO7613 C-terminal domain-containing membrane protein — protein MSALDARRQWLVQRHAELLAALRVRRDAPAEIPVAASVGAPGTAPMGGSGAAADASGREFSAPSARTALLIVGGVLVVVAALVFTVVSWGRLGIGGRAAVLLAVTACALALPPVLRRRQLTATAEASAAVGLALVLLDGYAARQAGLGGLDRVGTAGYWAVLTALTAVGAALYGWWQRLRLPLPVGFLMARLPGLLGTAALGGMTGDYATAVIATAAVDFAVLYALTARDAAGQAGFRERVGGERAANGLVAAARAVGGGWALLGGVLAVGYAVVAPSPAEVLRAWVPLGLLMLLGMALCRGFRTLPFALRAGGEGVAVVALIVAVGAGLRYVLPAGWVVVGYAAPAALLAAWAAVYCARSGRWAKPATSRPAGEATDGPTGEATSGPTGGLVAPPSRAAAAVGELVAASTCLLLTGVVVLSELAHALIRPVVHGVVLWGGGHPPQWSWQLATAPLVVLWLSAAVLAVMAGLRARTVGDGDRHTDRLAHALRNAQALTAVPAVLLLPVALGLPYGWVLAAAVVASVAAAVDVVRRPEAALLPRLLVLAATGALALLWSSADRTAVLAVWGTFAATAAVLAHVLSATTSPPAVRTAARGAGAFAVLALGAEAVASGATAGLPGHITAFGVLAVAVAAAGAAAVWHRIPGRGQVSTAVEGAGYALAAIALALTALHPDALSLALAVTGVAGLAVALRPDRRRAALVGTGLLITSSWVRLALAGVSAPEAYTLPITAAALVIGHRRRTSTPGTGSWPAYGAGLGAPMLPCLAAMWSDENWVRPLLLGAAALLATVAGVRTRLQAPLIVGGGVLMLVGLHELAPTVVQVFGLLPRWVPVAAAGLLLLLLGATYEKRIDEARRLRDTVRGMT, from the coding sequence TTGAGCGCGCTGGACGCCCGCAGGCAGTGGCTGGTGCAGCGGCACGCCGAGTTGCTGGCCGCGCTGCGGGTACGCCGGGACGCACCCGCGGAGATACCGGTGGCCGCCTCTGTGGGAGCGCCGGGGACCGCTCCCATGGGCGGGAGCGGCGCGGCGGCGGACGCCTCGGGGCGGGAGTTCTCCGCGCCGTCCGCCCGGACCGCGCTGCTGATCGTCGGCGGAGTGCTGGTGGTGGTGGCCGCGCTGGTGTTCACCGTGGTGAGCTGGGGCCGGCTGGGGATCGGCGGGCGGGCCGCCGTACTGCTCGCGGTGACCGCGTGCGCGCTTGCCCTGCCCCCTGTGCTGCGGCGGCGGCAGCTCACGGCCACCGCCGAGGCGTCGGCCGCGGTGGGACTCGCCCTGGTGCTCCTGGACGGCTATGCCGCCCGGCAGGCCGGACTCGGCGGCCTGGACCGCGTCGGGACGGCGGGCTACTGGGCGGTGCTCACCGCGCTGACGGCGGTGGGTGCGGCGCTCTACGGCTGGTGGCAGCGGCTCCGGCTCCCGCTGCCCGTGGGGTTCCTGATGGCTCGGCTGCCCGGCCTCCTGGGCACTGCCGCCCTGGGCGGAATGACCGGGGACTACGCGACCGCGGTGATCGCCACGGCCGCGGTGGACTTCGCGGTCCTGTACGCGCTGACGGCACGCGACGCCGCCGGGCAGGCCGGGTTCCGCGAGCGGGTGGGGGGCGAACGGGCTGCCAACGGCCTGGTCGCGGCGGCCCGGGCGGTCGGCGGCGGATGGGCGTTGCTGGGCGGGGTGCTCGCGGTGGGATACGCGGTGGTCGCTCCGTCGCCGGCCGAGGTGCTGCGGGCCTGGGTGCCGCTGGGTCTGTTGATGCTGTTGGGTATGGCGCTGTGCCGCGGCTTTCGCACTCTGCCGTTCGCGCTGCGCGCCGGCGGCGAGGGCGTGGCCGTCGTGGCCTTGATCGTGGCCGTCGGCGCGGGCTTGCGGTATGTCCTGCCGGCGGGGTGGGTCGTGGTCGGATACGCGGCTCCGGCGGCGCTTCTCGCGGCGTGGGCGGCGGTGTACTGCGCGCGGAGCGGCCGGTGGGCGAAGCCGGCGACGAGCAGGCCGGCGGGCGAGGCGACGGACGGGCCGACGGGCGAGGCGACGAGTGGGCCGACGGGTGGGCTGGTCGCACCGCCGTCCCGAGCTGCGGCCGCGGTGGGAGAGCTGGTCGCCGCGTCAACTTGCCTGCTGCTGACCGGTGTTGTGGTGCTGTCGGAACTCGCGCACGCCCTCATCCGGCCCGTCGTCCACGGCGTCGTGCTCTGGGGCGGTGGGCACCCGCCGCAGTGGAGCTGGCAGCTCGCGACCGCGCCGCTGGTCGTGCTCTGGTTGTCCGCCGCCGTGCTGGCTGTCATGGCCGGGCTGCGGGCCCGGACCGTCGGTGACGGTGACCGGCACACGGACCGGCTGGCGCACGCGCTGCGCAACGCCCAGGCGCTGACCGCCGTTCCCGCGGTGCTCCTGCTGCCGGTGGCGCTGGGGCTGCCGTACGGGTGGGTGCTGGCGGCCGCCGTTGTCGCGTCCGTCGCCGCCGCCGTGGACGTCGTGCGCCGGCCGGAGGCCGCGCTGCTGCCGCGCCTCCTGGTACTGGCCGCCACCGGCGCGCTCGCCCTGCTGTGGTCGTCGGCCGACCGGACCGCCGTGCTCGCGGTATGGGGTACCTTCGCCGCAACGGCCGCCGTACTCGCCCACGTCCTTTCGGCCACAACCTCCCCGCCCGCTGTGCGCACGGCGGCGCGGGGCGCGGGTGCCTTCGCCGTCCTCGCCCTGGGGGCCGAGGCGGTCGCGTCCGGGGCCACAGCGGGCCTGCCCGGGCATATCACCGCGTTCGGGGTCCTCGCCGTCGCTGTCGCCGCCGCCGGTGCCGCGGCGGTCTGGCACCGGATCCCGGGACGCGGTCAGGTCTCCACGGCCGTGGAAGGCGCCGGCTACGCCCTGGCGGCAATCGCCCTCGCCCTGACGGCACTTCACCCCGATGCGCTGAGCCTCGCCCTCGCCGTGACCGGGGTCGCGGGCCTGGCCGTCGCGCTGCGGCCGGACCGCCGCCGCGCCGCACTCGTCGGGACCGGCCTGCTGATCACCTCCTCCTGGGTACGTCTGGCCCTGGCGGGCGTCTCCGCCCCCGAGGCGTACACGCTCCCGATCACGGCAGCCGCGCTGGTCATCGGCCACCGCCGCCGTACGAGCACGCCGGGGACGGGCTCCTGGCCCGCGTACGGTGCGGGGCTGGGCGCGCCCATGCTTCCCTGCCTCGCGGCCATGTGGAGCGATGAGAACTGGGTGCGTCCGCTCCTGCTGGGTGCGGCGGCCCTGCTCGCCACCGTTGCCGGGGTCCGCACGCGTCTCCAGGCACCGCTGATCGTCGGCGGCGGCGTACTCATGCTGGTCGGGCTGCACGAGCTCGCCCCGACCGTGGTCCAGGTCTTCGGTCTCCTGCCCCGCTGGGTGCCGGTGGCCGCGGCCGGTCTGCTCCTGCTGCTGCTCGGGGCCACCTACGAGAAGCGGATCGACGAGGCCCGGCGGCTGCGTGACACGGTGCGCGGCATGACGTGA
- a CDS encoding SOS response-associated peptidase — MCGRFVSTRSPQDLASVFDVPHWDPDRALEPSWNVAPTDDVWSVLERVERETGEITRQLRPLRWGLVPSWAKSLKTGAKMINARVETVAEKPAYRRAFAKRRCLLPADGFYEWQTVAATETAKAHKQPYFISPEDSQVMALAGLYEFWRDPAVEDGAPGAWWTTCTIITTEATDAAGRVHPRMPLAIAPADWSAWLDPAHDDAGELRALLTAPAAGHLAARAVSTAVNDVRNNGPHLLAEPADDTGNA; from the coding sequence ATGTGCGGCCGATTCGTCTCCACTCGTAGCCCGCAGGACCTGGCGAGCGTCTTCGATGTCCCCCACTGGGATCCTGACCGGGCCTTGGAGCCGAGCTGGAATGTGGCGCCGACGGACGATGTGTGGTCGGTGCTGGAGCGGGTCGAGCGGGAGACCGGGGAGATCACGCGGCAGCTGCGGCCGTTGCGCTGGGGCCTGGTGCCGTCGTGGGCGAAGAGCCTGAAGACGGGCGCGAAGATGATCAATGCCAGGGTGGAGACCGTCGCGGAGAAGCCGGCCTACCGCCGGGCGTTCGCCAAGCGTCGCTGTCTGCTGCCCGCGGACGGCTTCTACGAGTGGCAGACCGTCGCCGCCACCGAGACCGCCAAGGCCCACAAGCAGCCGTACTTCATCAGCCCCGAAGACAGCCAGGTCATGGCCCTGGCCGGCCTGTACGAGTTCTGGCGCGACCCGGCCGTCGAGGACGGCGCGCCGGGGGCGTGGTGGACCACCTGCACGATCATCACCACCGAAGCCACCGACGCCGCCGGCCGCGTCCATCCCCGTATGCCGCTCGCCATCGCACCCGCCGACTGGAGCGCCTGGCTCGACCCCGCCCACGACGACGCCGGCGAGCTACGCGCCCTGCTGACCGCCCCCGCCGCCGGACACCTGGCCGCGCGCGCGGTATCGACCGCGGTCAACGATGTGCGCAACAACGGCCCGCATCTCCTGGCCGAGCCGGCCGACGACACCGGCAACGCCTGA
- a CDS encoding SpoIIE family protein phosphatase, with protein sequence MTFPETLPTAHIAVDHYSAVHLAAETARTVAGRCRLPGALPDQAAVVASELASNLAKHASSGSLFIQPLPLGGGMEIVAADRGPGIGALQQCLADGFTTSNTLGAGLGAVKRIATALTIRTQPGAGTLVCARLTEPDAAHPADQEVGAICLPADREELSGDACAVVDQGTTRTAIVVDGLGHGPQAAEAAQAAIRSFHRAPDLPLPALLTALHRALRRTRGAAVGLLRLHPGRAEYSGIGNVRVLTLTPLDVGHRLTGQPGIAGLNMATPQVRSFPVPPGATAVLHSDGIDQRWARAPSAFVHRLPPLLLAASLAHSHRLSRDDATVIAARPSQRLP encoded by the coding sequence GTGACTTTCCCCGAGACCCTGCCGACGGCACATATCGCCGTGGACCACTACAGCGCCGTGCATCTCGCCGCCGAGACCGCTCGTACGGTGGCCGGGCGCTGCCGCCTGCCGGGCGCCCTGCCCGACCAGGCCGCCGTCGTCGCCTCGGAACTGGCCAGCAATCTGGCCAAACACGCCAGCAGCGGCTCGCTGTTCATCCAGCCGCTGCCGCTGGGCGGCGGGATGGAGATCGTCGCCGCGGACCGCGGTCCCGGCATCGGCGCGCTACAGCAGTGCCTCGCCGACGGCTTCACCACCAGCAACACCCTCGGCGCCGGGCTGGGCGCCGTGAAGCGGATAGCCACCGCGCTCACCATCCGTACGCAGCCCGGGGCCGGCACCCTCGTCTGCGCCCGCCTCACCGAGCCCGACGCCGCCCACCCGGCCGACCAGGAGGTGGGCGCCATCTGCCTGCCGGCGGACCGCGAGGAGCTCAGCGGCGACGCCTGCGCCGTCGTCGATCAGGGCACCACCCGCACCGCGATCGTGGTGGACGGCCTCGGGCACGGCCCGCAAGCGGCCGAGGCGGCGCAGGCGGCCATCCGGTCCTTCCACCGGGCACCGGACCTTCCCCTGCCCGCGCTCCTCACCGCCCTCCACCGAGCGCTGCGCCGCACCAGGGGCGCGGCTGTGGGCCTGCTGCGTCTGCACCCCGGCCGGGCGGAGTACAGCGGCATCGGCAACGTACGGGTCCTGACGCTGACTCCGCTCGACGTGGGCCACCGCCTGACCGGCCAGCCCGGTATAGCCGGCCTGAACATGGCGACGCCGCAGGTGCGGTCCTTTCCCGTACCACCCGGCGCCACCGCGGTGCTCCACTCCGACGGCATCGACCAGCGATGGGCCCGGGCGCCCTCGGCCTTCGTGCACCGGCTGCCGCCGCTCCTCCTCGCCGCGTCCCTCGCCCACAGTCACCGCCTCAGCCGCGACGATGCGACCGTGATCGCCGCCCGACCCAGCCAGAGACTCCCGTGA
- a CDS encoding macrolide family glycosyltransferase — MAKHLLFVALFGHGHVNPTLPLVEELVRRGHRVDYATSAEHSEAVTKAGARWVELKLQSPEILTPPRQFGLEEIRFFLRGMFAEMCAQYPVLRDYCAAESPDAICYDGMNWPARVVAENLGLPAVRLIPNLASNEEFSLFGDVMNDNGDENPVLDLLAADCAEFSAEHGVTLAPESVLDGAEERNLVFIPREFQPAGDTFDERFHFVGPSLGSREHAEPWSPADPEAPVLFISLGTVFNDRPEFYRTCIEAFRDGPYQVAMAIGDLDRAALGEIPPTFDVRPYFPQPAVLRHADAFVSHAGMNSTMEALYYGVGLVTIPQMPEQAANAGRAQELGLGVQLDPATVTAESLRTAVTQVASDPAVRSNLDRMRTVVKGSGGAVRGADVIEECLR, encoded by the coding sequence ATGGCAAAACACCTGTTATTTGTAGCCCTTTTCGGACACGGGCATGTCAACCCCACGCTGCCGCTGGTCGAGGAGCTCGTGCGCCGGGGGCACCGAGTGGACTATGCGACAAGTGCGGAGCACTCCGAGGCGGTCACCAAAGCCGGCGCGCGCTGGGTGGAGCTGAAGCTCCAGTCGCCTGAAATCCTTACTCCGCCCCGCCAGTTCGGCCTCGAAGAGATCCGCTTCTTCCTGCGCGGCATGTTCGCGGAGATGTGTGCGCAGTACCCCGTGCTGCGCGACTACTGCGCCGCTGAGTCACCGGACGCGATCTGTTACGACGGTATGAACTGGCCTGCCCGGGTCGTCGCGGAAAATCTGGGCCTGCCCGCCGTGCGGCTCATTCCCAACCTCGCCTCGAACGAGGAGTTCTCGCTGTTCGGCGATGTCATGAACGACAACGGCGACGAAAATCCCGTGCTGGATCTGCTCGCCGCCGACTGCGCGGAGTTCTCCGCCGAACACGGTGTCACGCTCGCCCCGGAGAGCGTCCTGGACGGCGCCGAAGAGCGGAACCTTGTGTTCATACCGCGGGAATTCCAGCCCGCCGGTGACACCTTCGACGAACGTTTCCACTTCGTCGGCCCCTCCTTGGGCAGCCGGGAGCACGCCGAGCCCTGGTCGCCGGCCGATCCCGAGGCTCCCGTGCTGTTCATTTCGCTGGGCACGGTCTTCAACGACCGGCCGGAGTTCTACCGCACCTGCATCGAAGCCTTCCGCGACGGGCCCTATCAAGTGGCCATGGCCATCGGCGATCTGGACCGGGCCGCGCTGGGAGAAATTCCGCCCACCTTCGACGTCCGGCCGTACTTCCCGCAGCCGGCGGTGCTACGGCACGCCGACGCTTTCGTCTCGCACGCCGGGATGAACTCCACCATGGAGGCGCTGTATTACGGGGTGGGCCTGGTCACCATTCCGCAAATGCCCGAGCAGGCCGCCAATGCCGGGCGCGCGCAGGAACTCGGGCTCGGAGTGCAGCTGGACCCCGCGACGGTCACCGCCGAGTCGTTGCGTACCGCCGTCACCCAAGTCGCCTCCGACCCCGCCGTGCGCAGCAATCTCGACCGCATGCGCACGGTGGTCAAGGGCAGCGGCGGAGCCGTTCGCGGCGCGGATGTGATCGAGGAATGTCTTCGCTGA
- a CDS encoding PP2C family protein-serine/threonine phosphatase: MSPHTFHTLPSLRRAVRGICEAHRLPSHNGARLLLSVARMATAALDSGGPVRLEAVERTAPGGKTLLAVTLHAGPAAASPSPADLPLPGQATAEGTVAWHLPLREGEGPPLSAVLPAPQGAATALARTREGAATEAYEAEIAALESDLAGALSRVDTLSTELDRLKDELAETNSGVLALYVQLEERDEQLRRAHGKILRELEDALRPPPITVSGMELAVHYAPADTDAPTGGDFYDWLLLPDGTVHITVVDALGHGVRSTRSALNVTHAVRTLALEGHPLESIVARTHDILVPFDPEIMATVLLARIHPETGALRLANGSHPPALVVRADGSAGYLEVRGRGIGFPLPGSESVLEDTLHEGDVLMLYTDGLTESRRDPIEGEARLAKTAQAHARRPVREIPGAVAEDMHTVILHADDTLALAVRRTENPQVKSPLAGQS, encoded by the coding sequence GTGAGCCCCCACACCTTCCACACCCTGCCGAGCCTGCGCCGCGCCGTCCGGGGAATCTGCGAGGCGCACCGGCTTCCGTCCCACAACGGAGCGCGGCTGCTGCTCTCCGTTGCCCGGATGGCCACGGCCGCCCTCGACTCCGGCGGACCCGTCCGCCTGGAGGCCGTTGAGCGCACCGCGCCCGGGGGAAAGACGCTGCTGGCCGTGACGCTGCACGCCGGACCGGCAGCGGCGTCACCGAGCCCCGCCGACTTGCCGCTGCCCGGGCAGGCCACAGCCGAGGGCACCGTTGCCTGGCACCTCCCCCTCAGAGAAGGGGAGGGCCCGCCGCTCTCCGCCGTGCTGCCCGCGCCCCAGGGAGCCGCAACAGCCCTGGCCCGTACCCGCGAGGGGGCGGCCACCGAGGCGTACGAGGCGGAGATCGCGGCGCTCGAAAGCGATCTCGCGGGCGCGCTCTCCCGCGTCGACACCCTCAGCACCGAACTGGACCGGCTCAAGGACGAACTCGCCGAGACCAACAGCGGCGTGCTCGCCCTCTACGTCCAACTGGAGGAACGGGACGAGCAGTTGCGCCGGGCGCACGGCAAGATCCTGCGCGAGCTGGAGGACGCGCTACGGCCCCCGCCGATCACCGTCAGCGGGATGGAGCTCGCCGTTCACTACGCGCCGGCCGATACGGACGCACCCACGGGAGGCGACTTCTACGACTGGCTCCTGCTGCCCGACGGCACGGTGCACATCACGGTGGTCGACGCGCTGGGCCACGGCGTGCGCAGTACCCGCAGCGCGCTCAACGTCACGCACGCCGTGCGCACCCTGGCCCTCGAAGGCCATCCGCTGGAATCCATCGTGGCCCGTACCCACGACATCCTCGTGCCGTTCGACCCCGAGATCATGGCCACCGTCCTGCTTGCCCGGATTCACCCCGAGACCGGCGCCCTGCGTCTGGCCAACGGCAGCCATCCGCCGGCCCTGGTCGTCCGCGCCGACGGGAGCGCCGGCTATCTGGAGGTCCGCGGCCGCGGCATCGGATTCCCGCTTCCCGGGAGCGAGTCCGTGCTGGAGGACACCCTGCACGAGGGCGACGTCCTCATGCTCTACACCGACGGCCTGACCGAGAGCCGGCGGGACCCCATCGAGGGCGAGGCGCGCCTCGCCAAGACCGCCCAGGCCCATGCCCGGCGCCCGGTGCGGGAGATCCCCGGCGCCGTCGCGGAGGACATGCACACCGTCATCCTGCACGCGGACGACACGCTCGCCCTGGCCGTCCGCCGGACGGAGAACCCGCAGGTCAAAAGCCCCCTGGCAGGGCAGTCGTGA
- a CDS encoding ATP-binding protein — translation MRIEEDLLTVRHAVRAATLRAGFSIVDQTRVVTAASELARNAYIHGGGGTVTIDRLTLGGSAGLRLTVKDEGPGIVDTDAALADGFTTGAGLGHGLGGARRLMNDFELHTVPGQGTTVIATRWAGR, via the coding sequence GTGCGCATCGAAGAAGACCTGCTGACCGTCCGCCACGCCGTGCGGGCGGCGACCCTGCGTGCCGGATTCAGCATCGTCGACCAGACCCGGGTGGTCACCGCAGCCAGCGAGCTGGCCCGCAACGCCTACATCCACGGCGGAGGGGGCACCGTGACCATCGACCGGCTGACGCTGGGGGGAAGCGCCGGGCTGCGTCTGACGGTCAAGGATGAGGGGCCCGGCATCGTGGACACCGACGCGGCACTGGCCGACGGCTTCACCACCGGCGCGGGACTCGGTCACGGCCTGGGAGGTGCCCGACGCCTGATGAACGACTTCGAACTGCACACCGTGCCCGGACAGGGCACGACCGTGATCGCCACGCGATGGGCGGGGCGGTGA
- a CDS encoding ABC transporter substrate-binding protein encodes MATHHRVRTGALLCCLGLAVLGLGACQEEGTPRPVAPSRAESAADVGGSAALVRAAQREGRLNTIALPRQWAGYDRLIDGFEKKYGIKVVVDNPSGHSQQEIEAVRRYRGQKRAPDVLDIGDSFAQSAARQNLLAPYRVAQFDQIPPEQKDAEARWYNNYGGYVSIGCDAARVKTCPDSFANLLRPEYKGLVSMYGQPTDAGSAFAAVYAAALANGGSFDNIQPGIDFFARLDRVGNYNRADPDPATIAKGKTPISIEWDYLNLAHLDQLRGTGVKWRVSIPFDGSFSQYYAQAVNKDAPHPAAARLWEEYLFSPEGQNLRLVDYARPVLLAAMAKNGTLNKALAARLPTVEGTPQFPNEAQLAKALRTVRKNWAKAVGG; translated from the coding sequence GTGGCTACACATCATCGGGTCCGCACAGGCGCCCTCCTGTGCTGCCTCGGTCTTGCGGTGCTCGGTCTCGGCGCCTGCCAGGAAGAGGGAACGCCCCGGCCGGTCGCGCCCTCCCGGGCCGAGTCCGCCGCGGACGTGGGCGGGTCGGCGGCGCTGGTCAGGGCGGCACAGCGGGAGGGCAGGCTCAACACGATCGCGCTGCCGCGCCAGTGGGCCGGCTACGACAGGCTGATCGACGGCTTCGAGAAGAAGTACGGCATCAAGGTCGTCGTCGACAACCCGTCCGGCCACAGCCAGCAGGAGATCGAGGCGGTCCGGCGCTACCGGGGCCAGAAGCGCGCCCCCGACGTGCTCGACATCGGGGATTCCTTCGCCCAGTCCGCTGCGCGGCAGAATCTGCTGGCCCCCTACCGGGTCGCCCAGTTCGACCAGATCCCACCGGAGCAGAAGGACGCCGAGGCCCGCTGGTACAACAACTACGGCGGCTACGTCTCGATCGGCTGCGACGCCGCCCGCGTCAAGACCTGCCCCGACTCCTTCGCGAATCTGCTCCGGCCGGAGTACAAGGGCCTGGTCTCGATGTACGGCCAACCCACGGACGCGGGCTCGGCCTTCGCCGCGGTGTACGCGGCGGCGCTCGCCAACGGAGGGTCATTCGACAATATCCAGCCGGGTATCGACTTCTTCGCCCGGCTCGACAGAGTCGGCAACTACAACCGAGCCGACCCCGACCCGGCCACGATCGCCAAGGGCAAGACACCGATCAGCATCGAATGGGATTACCTCAACCTGGCGCACCTCGACCAACTCCGCGGGACGGGCGTGAAATGGCGGGTCTCCATTCCCTTCGACGGCAGCTTCTCGCAGTACTACGCACAGGCGGTCAACAAGGACGCCCCGCACCCGGCGGCGGCGCGCCTGTGGGAGGAGTACCTGTTCAGCCCGGAAGGCCAGAACCTCCGCCTCGTGGACTACGCCCGTCCGGTGCTGCTGGCCGCCATGGCGAAGAACGGCACCCTCAACAAGGCCTTGGCCGCACGGCTGCCGACGGTCGAGGGCACGCCGCAGTTCCCGAATGAGGCCCAGCTGGCCAAGGCTCTGCGCACCGTCCGGAAGAACTGGGCCAAGGCCGTCGGCGGCTGA
- a CDS encoding DUF4190 domain-containing protein, whose amino-acid sequence MTSARIPLKTGPHPQADRMAVAAFVCGLLGILVFNIFFGPCALFFGAAALYRGTIRRLRAYLGLLFGTVDLVLLAVLSAHSGTLSWHL is encoded by the coding sequence ATGACCTCCGCCCGGATCCCTCTGAAGACCGGACCGCATCCGCAGGCCGACCGCATGGCTGTCGCCGCGTTCGTCTGCGGCCTGCTGGGCATCCTGGTGTTCAACATCTTCTTCGGCCCGTGCGCCCTGTTCTTCGGCGCCGCGGCTCTCTACCGCGGCACCATCCGGCGCCTGCGCGCCTACCTGGGCCTGCTGTTCGGCACCGTGGACCTCGTGCTGCTGGCAGTGCTGTCCGCCCACAGCGGGACCCTCAGCTGGCACCTCTGA